In a single window of the Flavobacterium sp. W4I14 genome:
- a CDS encoding mRNA interferase YafQ (product_source=KO:K19157; cath_funfam=3.30.2310.20; cog=COG3041; ko=KO:K19157; pfam=PF15738; superfamily=143011; tigrfam=TIGR00053), which produces MFVLKPTNQFDKDIKLMKKRSAKNINLIKDFLFKLEIDGASGIDKKHRPHKLVGNYKDNWEAHIKPDLLIIWFEITDAKEIILLRVGTHSDLF; this is translated from the coding sequence ATGTTTGTTCTAAAGCCTACCAATCAATTTGATAAAGACATTAAGCTAATGAAGAAACGTTCTGCAAAGAACATAAATCTCATTAAGGATTTTCTATTTAAATTAGAGATTGATGGTGCCAGTGGAATTGATAAGAAGCATCGCCCGCATAAATTAGTTGGAAACTATAAGGACAATTGGGAAGCTCATATTAAGCCTGATTTATTGATCATATGGTTTGAGATAACCGACGCAAAAGAAATAATTCTATTAAGGGTCGGAACACATTCTGATTTATTTTAA
- a CDS encoding putative membrane protein (product_source=KO:K08973; cog=COG1981; ko=KO:K08973; pfam=PF03653; superfamily=82866; tigrfam=TIGR00701; transmembrane_helix_parts=Outside_1_12,TMhelix_13_35,Inside_36_61,TMhelix_62_84,Outside_85_93,TMhelix_94_111,Inside_112_131,TMhelix_132_150,Outside_151_153,TMhelix_154_176,Inside_177_186), whose translation MIETLLPYYRYFIAVHVVFVISWMAGLFYILSLFIYHTEANDKPEPEKSILQKQFVKMEATLWKIIATPAMIISVLAGVSMLTLNQGLLQADWMWVKLGFVVGLLIYHFICQNIVKQLKNNQYRLNSFQLRLWRELATIFMIAIVFVVILKSAINWIYGLIGIMGVAMAIMVAVKLYKNYRKKRGE comes from the coding sequence ATGATAGAAACCCTATTGCCATATTATCGATATTTCATAGCAGTACATGTTGTATTTGTAATCAGCTGGATGGCAGGACTGTTTTATATCCTGAGTCTTTTTATTTACCATACCGAGGCAAACGATAAACCTGAACCCGAAAAAAGTATCCTCCAAAAACAGTTTGTTAAAATGGAGGCTACTTTATGGAAAATTATCGCCACCCCAGCCATGATCATTTCTGTTTTGGCAGGTGTATCTATGCTGACTTTAAACCAAGGCTTGCTTCAAGCCGATTGGATGTGGGTTAAGCTAGGTTTTGTTGTTGGCTTACTCATTTATCATTTCATCTGTCAGAACATCGTTAAACAGCTTAAAAACAACCAATATAGGCTAAACAGCTTTCAGTTGAGGTTGTGGCGCGAATTAGCGACGATTTTTATGATTGCCATTGTATTTGTGGTCATCCTTAAAAGCGCCATTAACTGGATTTACGGTTTAATTGGTATAATGGGCGTGGCAATGGCCATTATGGTTGCGGTTAAGCTGTATAAAAATTATCGTAAAAAGCGAGGTGAATAA
- a CDS encoding hypothetical protein (product_source=Hypo-rule applied; cleavage_site_network=SignalP-noTM) translates to MFTSTGLKKALLLIPFLFSAYFASAQFNQSAFENRIRPDSSLTNEVHFNFYNLNYVRNYEYTNDFHDGYTLYGTQLQPQIVYYAHPNLAITAGAFIRKDFGRNGISDAKPLFSVKYHKRNLTLIFGSLEGNIQHKYIEPLYDFERTLTTPIEYGTQLLVERKKFTLDAWIAWQKMIYKGDPAKEEIIGGLSTESTIAEGNGWKFSLPAQFLAFHQGGQIDVLKEIPITTMFNGATGLKLHKAINTNIKQVYTDNYIAGV, encoded by the coding sequence ATGTTTACATCTACAGGTCTGAAAAAGGCCTTACTACTAATACCATTTCTTTTTAGTGCTTATTTCGCTTCGGCACAGTTTAATCAATCGGCTTTCGAAAACCGGATCCGTCCAGATAGCAGCTTAACCAACGAGGTTCATTTTAATTTTTACAATTTAAACTACGTCCGTAATTACGAGTATACCAACGATTTTCATGATGGTTATACTTTGTACGGAACACAGTTGCAGCCTCAAATCGTTTACTACGCGCATCCTAATCTGGCGATTACCGCCGGTGCTTTTATCAGAAAGGATTTTGGTAGAAACGGGATTTCTGATGCTAAACCTTTATTCAGCGTAAAATACCACAAAAGAAACCTTACTTTAATTTTCGGAAGTTTAGAAGGTAATATTCAGCATAAGTATATCGAGCCTTTATACGATTTTGAAAGAACCTTAACCACGCCAATCGAATATGGAACACAGTTATTGGTAGAACGCAAGAAGTTTACTTTAGATGCTTGGATTGCCTGGCAGAAAATGATTTATAAGGGTGATCCTGCTAAAGAAGAAATTATTGGTGGTTTATCTACCGAAAGCACTATTGCGGAAGGTAATGGCTGGAAGTTTAGTTTGCCTGCTCAATTTTTGGCTTTCCATCAAGGTGGACAAATTGATGTACTTAAAGAAATTCCGATTACGACTATGTTTAATGGAGCAACTGGTTTGAAACTGCACAAAGCAATTAATACCAACATTAAACAGGTATATACCGACAACTATATTGCGGGTGTATAA
- a CDS encoding hypothetical protein (product_source=Hypo-rule applied; superfamily=46785): MRVYKDFSPEKRRAYQGGFGLWLNAGVESKWGSLVASYWKGNNFISIKGMPLYESVSDNLYSPGLKQSARNIVSLRYAYQKELIPHLYLDVRFEPHIDLDHTDKQLQFNHSFFLTYKQDFKLFKVKKDGR, translated from the coding sequence TTGCGGGTGTATAAAGATTTTTCACCTGAGAAAAGAAGAGCTTACCAAGGTGGCTTTGGATTATGGTTAAATGCGGGCGTAGAAAGTAAATGGGGCAGTTTGGTGGCTTCTTACTGGAAAGGCAACAACTTTATTTCGATTAAAGGAATGCCACTTTATGAATCGGTTTCAGATAACCTGTACAGTCCGGGCTTAAAGCAAAGTGCTAGAAACATTGTTTCGTTGCGTTATGCATACCAAAAAGAATTAATTCCACATTTATACCTTGATGTACGTTTCGAACCGCATATCGATCTTGATCATACCGATAAACAACTTCAGTTTAACCATTCATTCTTCTTAACCTACAAGCAGGATTTCAAATTGTTTAAAGTGAAAAAGGATGGAAGGTAG